Proteins from one Anaerobranca californiensis DSM 14826 genomic window:
- a CDS encoding YlbL family protein — translation MKNYKLKKISLAILIISLVVFLFLADTGYLVVFPGSAILVEELVEVQGYPYQEGNFYLLTVSQLKASPVLFLYGILSSKTDLYKRETVIPPDMDLEEYYELSKEMMANSQIKAKYVALKYLNYDVEITSEGVLVEGVLQTGTAYPLLQEGDIILAIDGEEVYFDEQVVRKIRNKKIGESVTIKINRNGELLEIDVPVGSNQSSPEIPALGIWVRNKKLRLDTPIDIEINTGKIGGPSAGIMFVLEIYNRLTTEDITGGLNIAGTGEIRWDGTIGPIGGMKQKVFAAEKKGADLLFCPVENYPEAKRYAKKIEVVAVSSLDEVLNYLKNR, via the coding sequence ATGAAAAACTATAAATTGAAAAAAATTTCTCTGGCAATATTAATTATTTCTTTAGTAGTTTTTTTGTTTTTAGCAGATACTGGTTATTTAGTTGTCTTTCCGGGATCAGCAATTTTGGTTGAAGAATTAGTAGAAGTACAAGGATATCCATATCAAGAGGGTAATTTTTATTTATTAACGGTAAGTCAACTGAAAGCATCACCGGTTTTATTTTTATACGGCATTTTATCTTCAAAGACTGATTTGTACAAAAGAGAAACTGTTATTCCTCCTGATATGGACTTAGAGGAGTATTATGAATTATCTAAAGAAATGATGGCTAATAGTCAAATTAAAGCAAAATACGTTGCTTTAAAATATTTAAACTATGATGTGGAAATTACTTCTGAAGGAGTTCTGGTAGAAGGGGTTTTACAAACGGGAACAGCATACCCTTTATTGCAAGAAGGAGATATAATATTAGCTATAGATGGTGAAGAAGTGTACTTTGATGAACAAGTAGTGAGAAAAATAAGAAATAAAAAAATAGGGGAAAGTGTTACTATTAAAATTAATAGGAATGGCGAATTATTAGAAATAGATGTACCTGTAGGTTCAAATCAGTCATCACCAGAGATTCCCGCTTTAGGAATTTGGGTAAGAAATAAAAAATTAAGGTTAGATACTCCTATAGATATAGAAATTAATACTGGAAAGATAGGGGGACCTTCAGCAGGAATTATGTTTGTCTTGGAAATATATAATCGCTTAACGACAGAGGATATTACTGGTGGACTAAATATTGCTGGAACTGGGGAAATACGTTGGGATGGCACTATTGGTCCTATTGGTGGGATGAAACAAAAGGTTTTTGCAGCAGAAAAAAAAGGAGCAGATCTTTTATTCTGCCCTGTAGAAAATTATCCTGAAGCCAAAAGATATGCAAAAAAGATTGAAGTAGTAGCTGTCTCAAGCTTAGATGAAGTCTTAAATTATTTAAAAAACAGATAA